One window of Nocardia nova SH22a genomic DNA carries:
- a CDS encoding flavin-containing monooxygenase, with translation MHSTVVVVGSGFGGIGMGAALRRAGIEDFLILEESPELGGVWRDNTYPGCTCDVPAHLYSFSFAPYRSTRTRYPGRRQTLEYLRAVAAREGLPAHLRTGTALTEATYSDAEARWELKAANGIRITADIVVFAVGQLHRPHIPDLPGRADFTGRSFHTAQWDPAAATAGRRIAVIGTGSSAAQCLPYLAESAESVRVFQRTPHWVLPKPAAEFGPAARTALRLPGAQRAYRWGLQQGTDTILAPIMRRGWPSRPAEWAARQHLRRAVADPVLRARLTPDYPIGAKRIIFDNHYYPALCRDDVELITAPITRIVPDGVETADGIRHAADIIVYATGFRAPEFLSPITVRGRDGLLLHEQWHSGARAFLGLAAPGFPNAFLIAGPNSFNPAGSNPAMKEQQIDYIMRCLRWRARIGAPAVEVRPAAMTAYQRWMDDALARTVWSADVPSWYKHGTGAITNPWPASARTYARMLRRPPSASFAPVAGAHMPARPVQR, from the coding sequence TTGCACAGCACAGTGGTCGTCGTCGGATCCGGATTCGGGGGGATCGGTATGGGAGCGGCATTGCGCCGCGCCGGTATCGAGGATTTCCTGATCCTGGAGGAATCGCCGGAATTGGGCGGAGTGTGGCGGGACAATACCTATCCGGGCTGCACGTGCGATGTACCGGCCCACCTGTATTCGTTCTCGTTCGCCCCGTACCGCAGCACCCGCACGCGGTATCCCGGGCGGCGGCAGACCTTGGAATATCTACGCGCGGTGGCGGCCCGGGAAGGACTACCGGCCCATCTGCGCACCGGAACCGCGCTCACCGAGGCGACCTACTCCGATGCCGAGGCGCGGTGGGAGCTGAAGGCCGCGAACGGAATTCGGATCACCGCCGATATCGTCGTCTTCGCCGTCGGGCAGCTGCATCGGCCGCACATTCCCGATCTGCCGGGACGGGCCGACTTCACCGGCCGGTCCTTCCATACCGCGCAGTGGGATCCGGCCGCGGCGACGGCCGGGCGGCGCATCGCGGTGATCGGCACCGGATCCAGTGCCGCGCAATGTCTTCCATATCTGGCCGAGTCGGCGGAATCGGTGCGGGTGTTCCAGCGGACACCGCACTGGGTCCTGCCCAAACCCGCTGCCGAATTCGGTCCGGCGGCCCGGACCGCGCTGCGGCTGCCGGGGGCGCAGCGGGCCTACCGCTGGGGCCTGCAGCAGGGCACCGACACGATTCTGGCACCGATCATGCGGCGTGGCTGGCCGTCCCGTCCCGCGGAATGGGCTGCCCGGCAGCATCTTCGGCGCGCGGTGGCCGATCCGGTCCTGCGCGCCCGGCTGACGCCCGACTATCCGATCGGCGCCAAGCGCATCATCTTCGACAACCACTACTACCCGGCGCTGTGCCGCGACGACGTCGAGCTGATCACCGCGCCGATCACCCGGATCGTGCCCGACGGCGTCGAGACCGCGGACGGAATCCGGCACGCCGCCGACATCATCGTCTACGCCACCGGATTCCGCGCACCGGAATTCCTGTCGCCCATCACCGTGCGAGGGCGCGACGGCCTCCTGCTGCACGAGCAATGGCATTCGGGGGCACGGGCTTTCCTGGGTCTGGCGGCGCCGGGCTTCCCCAACGCCTTCCTGATCGCGGGACCGAATTCGTTCAACCCGGCCGGAAGCAATCCGGCGATGAAGGAACAGCAGATCGACTACATCATGCGCTGTCTGCGCTGGCGCGCGCGCATCGGTGCGCCCGCCGTCGAGGTGCGGCCCGCCGCGATGACGGCCTACCAGCGGTGGATGGACGACGCGCTCGCGCGCACGGTCTGGTCGGCGGATGTGCCGAGCTGGTACAAGCACGGCACCGGCGCGATCACCAACCCCTGGCCCGCCTCGGCGCGGACCTACGCCCGGATGCTGCGCCGCCCGCCGTCGGCGAGTTTCGCGCCGGTCGCCGGAGCGCACATGCCCGCCCGGCCGGTACAGCGGTGA